A genomic window from Fusarium oxysporum Fo47 chromosome VIII, complete sequence includes:
- a CDS encoding Dos2-interacting transcription regulator of RNA-Pol-II-domain-containing protein: MADFRQWALEFVLADNEGQQTAIAKKAANEIQTAATNTNPVARWVEAVQPWMPGGGNEAENETPDWTARAKALEFLSRTLDFLSNDILKPSQVKLLVSFFGAMFEVDHKAGIMPSASALSRIVAMKSFQRHMGHDIIQKVCSLKDDFPRQVSKTRLEIYELIRLLMTTPGVASDLQNTHGSSAGFMLDLIQLCRSERDPECLMMWFDILRLFMSEYTVSQDVLEEVYGVFKPYFPISLPRASQVAITPEELKLQLRKCFSANHLLADKVFPFLLGKLDQGDAVTVNVKLDILKTMQACLDEYSHPQKAIAPYANQIWGSLKYEVRNGEIEDTIWGTLEVLKSLTRRLAGDSLRDYTLSVTRDCVPDLATTMYASSAGRLMVSVLSSKPSAFVLMAAPVITHIKENLRHPKAPVHTQDLLKVLHIILETRFLLVDTNMAAEDREDFAAIDGFFKSLYQDTFKNPVSLGSKPDASYDDIKVATQAVPGAGVLVCQRPSKSLDLSNNGASDISQRLLPESTCSEICSSLFAILKKSGPGYPRSSGGDELINDAAQALQRAIRYFPRGFDGLVDESLSIIRSSRQNGNVPDTVETIKTLGGLVAYLGSSELPFTPRDGFDHFIYSIRAFLSELFDSLESKSDPEIWCALVATIQSTIRYFNDACLAKNPDKEFSIEDEPLQKIGSTYPALSLLGGENVTESSPEYHSQVPQSASVAEIRSEFLLVTLFIARQLYRRATKVVDTHPQTGKQALSLSDDFANVDEVSGHQYLHLISTLAGFVIHEFSETQQTSLKAESFAISLFRDESIRVPQTAPETQSSLENGSSWSWLASEAPNVLAFGILQALQPSAVSRLFDIGVAQELILSGFAADTNFSRPVTLSILTILANKFKVETVPSLITALEQRSSSLSPASTSGNDASRLEQITSIYALVAGMVRRYSGKEAKTLLDVVKESPKDPKLGTELARRLEMIVAPQQPLTKECYAIVKPLWTQKVYFQLVSPMLRAATGKETEVQDQQVKANYSIAVLLMVKHMNFPIYEADADSILRISIAVAQNSGIGPETKAALDVIKNTLAEAPEKGKGHIRSIIKICSSVFSHKPSPASADVETEGACGKLALEIVGSLPQTYDSQHLIPHAPQVQRQLTLVCGHRVREVRKTARLARAAWADLK, translated from the exons ATGGCGGACTTTAGGCAGTGGGCTCTTGAATTTGTTCTGGCCGACAATGAGGGGCAACAGACAGCGAtagccaagaaggctgccaACG AGATTCAAACTGCAGCGACCAATACAAACCCTGTAGCTCGATGGGTCGAAGCTGTGCAACCTTGGATGCCAGGTGGTGGTAATGAGGCCGAGAATGAGACACCAGATTGGACGGCGAGGGCAAAAG CGCTTGAGTTTCTATCACGGACGTTGGATTTCCTAAGCAATGATATTCTGAAACCCAGTCAAG TGAAACTATTGGTCAGCTTCTTCGGAGCCATGTTCGAGGTCGATCATAAAGCTGGAATTATGCCCTCCGCAAGCGCTCTATCTAGGATAGTCGCCATGAAGTCCTTCCAACGGCATATGGGACACGACATTATCCAGAAAGTGTGCTCCCTCAAGGACGACTTCCCACGCCAAGTATCTAAGACCAGACTCGAAATCTACGAGCTCATACGACTACTCATGACAACTCCTGGTGTCGCCAGCGACTTACAGAACACACATGGCTCGTCTGCTGGCTTTATGCTCGACTTGATTCAACTGTGCAGAAGTGAGCGAGACCCTGAGTGTTTGATGATGTGGTTTGATATCTTGAGATTGTTCATGTCTGAGTATACAGTCTCTCAAGATGTATTGGAGGAGGTGTATGGTGTTTTCAAGCCATACTTCCCCATTTCGCTCCCTAGAGCATCTCAGGTTGCAATTACCCCTGAAGAGTTGAAGCTACAACTGCGAAAGTGCTTTTCAGCAAACCACTTATTAGCTGATAAGGTCTTTCCGTTCCTTTTGGGCAAACTGGATCAGGGAGATGCTGTAACGGTCAATGTCAAG CTCGATATCCTCAAAACCATGCAAGCTTGTCTCGATGAGTACAGCCATCCACAAAAGGCAATTGCTCCCTACGCCAACCAAATATGGGGCAGCTTGAAATACGAGGTTCGAAATGGCGAAATAGAAGATACCATCTGGGGCACATTGGAAGTTCTCAAGTCTCTCACTCGACGACTCGCTGGGGATAGCCTCCGCGATTACACACTATCGGTTACCCGAGACTGCGTACCAGACCTCGCGACAACCATGTATGCCTCGTCCGCCGGCCGACTCATGGTTAGTGTCTTGAGCTCCAAGCCAAGCGCTTTTGTCCTAATGGCTGCTCCCGTTATCACGCATATCAAAGAGAACTTGCGACATCCAAAGGCACCCGTTCACACCCAGGATCTTCTGAAGGTCTTGCACATCATCCTAGAAACCCGCTTCTTACTAGTTGACACAAATATGGCTGCTGAGGACCGAGAGGATTTTGCTGCCATCGACGGTTTCTTCAAATCTCTTTACCAAGACACCTTTAAGAACCCTGTCAGTCTTGGCTCTAAACCGGATGCCTCATATGATGATATAAAGGTTGCTACACAAGCAGTTCCGGGAGCTGGAGTTTTGGTTTGCCAACGGCCCTCCAAGTCATTGGATCTGTCCAACAACGGCGCAAGCGACATCTCTCAGCGATTACTTCCCGAGTCAACTTGCTCAGAAATCTGCTCATCTCTCTttgccattctcaagaagTCGGGTCCCGGGTATCCTCGATCATCTGGGGGCGATGAACTCATTAACGATGCTGCCCAGGCTCTCCAACGGGCTATTCGGTACTTCCCTCGTGGCTTCGACGGCCTAGTGGATGAGAGTTTGAGCATCATTCGCTCTAGCCGACAAAATGGTAATGTTCCCGATACGGTTGAGACGATCAAGACTCTTGGAGGTTTGGTTGCATACCTGGGCTCCTCAGAACTACCTTTCACACCACGCGACGGTTTCGATCACTTCATTTACTCTATCCGCGCTTTCCTATCAGAACTCTTTGATTCGCTCGAGTCCAAGTCGGATCCTGAAATTTGGTGTGCCCTGGTCGCTACAATCCAATCCACTATTCGATATTTCAACGACGCCTGCTTGGCAAAGAACCCCGACAAAGAATTCTCCATCGAAGACGAGCCCTTACAGAAGATCGGCTCTACGTACCCTGCCTTGAGTCTGCTTGGCGGGGAGAATGTAACTGAGTCGTCTCCTGAATATCATAGCCAAGTTCCTCAGTCAGCCTCTGTGGCCGAGATTAGAAGCGAGTTCTTACTCGTTACCCTATTCATTGCTAGACAACTCTATCGCCGAGCAACCAAGGTAGTTGATACACATCCTCAGACAGGCAAACAAGCTCTGAGTTTGAGTGATGACTTCGCCAATGTCGATGAAGTCTCTGGACACCAGTACCTTCATCTTATTTCCACTCTTGCAGGCTTTGTCATCCACGAGTTCAGTGAAACTCAACAAACATCACTCAAAGCCGAGAGTTTTGCAATTAGCCTCTTTCGTGATGAGTCGATTAGGGTTCCCCAGACGGCACCGGAAACTCAGTCAAGCTTGGAGAATGGCTCATCTTGGAGTTGGTTAGCATCCGAAGCGCCAAATGTTCTAGCTTTTGGTATACTGCAAGCTTTGCAACCATCAGCAGTATCTCGTCTA TTTGACATTGGGGTTGCCCAAGAGTTGATTCTCAGCGGGTTCGCAGCGGACACAAACTTCAGCAGACCAGTGACTCTTTCCATCTTGACTATTCTAGCAAACAAGTTCAAAGTTGAGACTGTTCCAAGCCTCATAACAGCTCTGGAACAACGATCCTCGAGTCTCTCGCCCGCATCTACATCAGGAAATGACGCCTCTCGCTTGGAGCAAATCACCTCCATTTATGCCCTTGTTGCGGGAATGGTCAGACGATATAGCGGCAAGGAGGCCAAGACACTGTTAGATGTGGTCAAGGAATCGCCTAAGGATCCCAAGCTTGGCACTGAACTTGCTCGACGACTTGAAATGATCGTGGCCCCCCAGCAACCGCTTACCAAAGAGTGTTATGCCATCGTCAAGCCTCTCTGGACCCAGAAGGTCTATTTCCAACTTGTCAGCCCAATGCTACGAGCCGCTACTGGAAAGGAAACAGAGGTCCAGGACCAACAGGTCAAGGCGAACTACAGCATCGCCGTGTTGCTCATGGTTAAGCACATGAACTTCCCAATTTATGAAGCCGATGCAGACAGCATCCTCCGAATCTCGATCGCCGTTGCGCAAAACAGTGGCATCGGCCCTGAAACCAAGGCCGCCCTGGATGTGATTAAGAATACACTCGCAGAGGCTCCCGAGAAGGGTAAGGGGCACATTCgaagcatcatcaagatctgCAGCAGTGTCTTCTCACATAAACCGTCTCCCGCATCTGCTGATGTAGAGACGGAGGGTGCTTGCGGCAAGCTTGCGCTGGAGATCGTGGGGAGCCTACCACAGACATACGACTCCCAGCACTTGATACCACATGCGCCTCAAGTGCAACGACAGTTGACATTGGTCTGTGGACACCGCGTACGAGAGGTGAGAAAGACAGCACGATTGGCCAGGGCAGCTTGGGCAGATCTCAAGTAA
- a CDS encoding ATP11 protein-domain-containing protein: MASLRIPALRRLVAAPIRTTRAINQRRWAQVHDIRFLATTQPSQAVVEKYKEKLNQKAQKEGLQSIDQLKAAYADKIDAERRKSGIEIPVGTIPQAPETPVVQPNADNPPGQDQPTRDPRDPPTTPPQHPPAGSDKPAIKTLNDIIDLPKARELPEKELTAIWRLRHASSEQNLCAVIPMSTYKAMEDAARTAPQFVLPVPHPSQGAEIHFLQWTFDAASKTSTVLFTQLAEYKNRGEFAQPHTTITHHLDLADERGLVLMQGQVLPDRGVTPENAKWLLMSLQRFYGGWDGEEVELTGERKDRAEERKKLLNWFAAGDSRFSVDKLLEEAERMG, encoded by the coding sequence ATGGCCTCACTACGAATTCCTGCCCTTCGCCGGCTTGTAGCCGCTCCCATACGCACCACCCGAGCTATCAACCAGCGACGATGGGCTCAAGTTCACGATATTCGCTTCCTCGCGACAACCCAACCTTCGCAAGCCGTCGTCGAGAAGTACAAAGAGAAGCTGAACCAGAAGGCTCAAAAAGAGGGCCTCCAGAGCATCGACCAGCTCAAGGCAGCTTACGCTGACAAAATTGATGCTGAGCGTCGAAAGAGTGGTATTGAGATTCCAGTTGGAACAATTCCTCAAGCACCCGAAACGCCAGTTGTTCAACCTAACGCCGACAACCCCCCTGGACAAGACCAACCAACCAGAGACCCTCGCGATCCTCCTACcactcctcctcaacatcctccagCCGGCTCGGATAAGCCTGCTATTAAGACTCTAAATGACATCATTGACCTCCCCAAGGCACGGGAGCTTCCAGAGAAGGAGCTTACAGCTATCTGGCGTCTACGACATGCCTCATCTGAGCAGAACCTCTGTGCTGTAATCCCGATGTCTACATACAAGGCCATGGAGGACGCTGCACGAACAGCACCTCAATTCGTCCTCCCAGTGCCTCATCCCTCCCAAGGCGCAGAGATTCACTTCCTGCAGTGGACCTTTGATGCCGCGTCCAAGACTAGCACTGTTTTGTTCACCCAGCTTGCTGAATACAAGAACAGAGGCGAGTTTGCGCAGCCTCATACTACCATCACACACCACCTCGACCTTGCCGATGAGCGAGGTCTGGTTTTGATGCAGGGTCAGGTCCTGCCTGACCGAGGTGTTACACCAGAGAACGCCAAGTGGCTTCTCATGTCTCTACAGCGATTCTACGGTGGTTGGGATGGTGAGGAAGTCGAGCTGACTGGTGAGCGTAAGGATAGGGCTGAGGAGCGAAAGAAGCTGCTGAACTGGTTCGCAGCTGGCGATTCAAGATTCAGCGTTGATAAGCTGCTGGAGGAGGCTGAGCGCATGGGTTAA
- a CDS encoding Alpha/Beta hydrolase protein, which translates to MTQQQHGSSTATQEHHPKVVGKKLAETAVQFTQQAEKLSHQHPTGEDPGVAIEAQFVTPHDPVIITSDGKRLPGVPLQEAHKLNVLREELQGEPESVEIKAGNETKEKISNVENANPKQKKVVELPSEQNGASLQKSNSNSTLRKQTPPSHTNPLFPPLPLYGPPNMLRNLQCMFFRISAFFLSLAFLGVIVLGSLFTTIPMIWKNIWYRLTFRDPDSDRPFYEEEKRRAQARREQEKSWKQKSSNGRTLDRMENAEEFPPTEGGPDPIICDVAYYARRVGLDVETFEVQTEDGFIIDLWHVYDPKEYTELEESLRSDRGPEVFQSQRKKLKDPSQKPKFPVLLMHGLLQSSGAYCCNDDDSLAFWLCKSGYDVWLGNNRCGFKPKHALLEYNDPRMWCWNIRQMGVFDLPALTSRVITETGFEKIGLICHSQGTTQTFVALAKEQRPELGEKLTVFCALAPAAYAGPLIGKMYFKFMRIISPGLFRLMFGIHAFIPFMMQMHKLLDPRLYGWLGYKVFSFLFDWTDARWDRGLRNRMFQFAPVYVSAESMRWWLGRECFAKHKCILSTKEIVRAEEHMDSKGDGRPVTPRTSSALEAHRKHPKGSTAWYNKQAPPMAMWVCGNDDLVDGRKLLRRFEKGREPHVNLVHSKVIPEYEHLDVIWAMDAVDQVFKEVREVLWKTCNARDICRVPEGCEAVLPEKEKLSVKEDVVEECQSSSSGET; encoded by the coding sequence ATGACACAACAACAGCATGGCTCGTCAACTGCGACGCAGGAGCATCACCCTAAAGTCGTTGGCAAGAAACTAGCCGAGACAGCCGTCCAATTCACACAACAAGCTGAGAAGCTCTCACACCAACATCCAACGGGCGAAGACCCCGGAGTTGCCATCGAAGCACAATTTGTTACGCCTCATGACCCTGTTATCATCACTTCAGATGGAAAACGACTCCCGGGTGTGCCATTGCAGGAGGCGCATAAGCTCAATGTCCTGAgggaagagcttcaaggCGAGCCTGAGAGTGTCGAAATCAAAGCAGGAAACGAAACCAAGGAGAAAATATCCAATGTCGAGAACGCAAACCCCAAGCAAAAAAAGGTTGTTGAGTTGCCTTCAGAACAGAATGGCGCATCTCTACAAAAgtccaacagcaacagcacaTTGCGAAAACAAACACCCCCTTCTCATACCAATCCTCTCTTCCCTCCACTGCCGCTATATGGACCTCCCAATATGTTGCGCAATCTTCAATGCATGTTCTTTCGAATCAGCGCATTCTTTCTCAGTCTGGCATTTCTCGGCGTTATCGTCTTGGGCTCATTGTTTACGACGATACCCATGATCTGGAAGAACATCTGGTACCGGCTGACTTTTCGCGATCCTGATTCTGATAGGCCGTTctatgaagaagagaaacgcAGAGCTCAAGCAAGACGCGAGCAAGAAAAGTCTTGGAAGCAAAAATCATCAAACGGACGAACGCTAGACAGGATGGAAAATGCTGAGGAATTCCCACCAACCGAAGGCGGACCAGACCCAATCATCTGTGACGTCGCATATTATGCGCGCAGAGTTGGTCTAGATGTTGAGACATTTGAGGTTCAGACCGAAGACGGATTCATAATTGACTTATGGCATGTTTACGACCCCAAAGAGTATACCGAATTGGAGGAAAGCTTGAGGTCCGATCGAGGGCCAGAAGTATTCCAATcccagaggaagaagctcaaagacCCATCACAGAAGCCAAAGTTCCCCGTGCTGCTCATGCATGGCCTCCTACAAAGCTCGGGTGCTTATTGCTGTAATGATGACGACTCTCTCGCTTTCTGGCTGTGCAAGTCTGGCTATGACGTGTGGCTTGGCAACAACCGTTGTGGGTTCAAGCCCAAGCATGCACTGCTTGAGTACAACGACCCGAGGATGTGGTGCTGGAATATTAGACAGATGGGTGTTTTCGATCTTCCCGCGTTGACGTCGCGGGTCATCACAGAGACGGGTTTCGAAAAGATTGGACTTATCTGCCACTCCCAAGGTACAACTCAAACCTTTGTCGCTTTGGCCAAAGAACAGCGACCTGAGCTGGGCGAGAAGCTGACCGTATTCTGCGCTCTCGCCCCAGCCGCATATGCTGGCCCGTTAATCGGCAAAATGTACTTCAAGTTCATGCGAATCATTTCGCCAGGTCTATTTCGTCTCATGTTTGGCATCCATGCATTCATTCCTTTCATGATGCAGATGCACAAACTGTTGGATCCCCGTCTATATGGCTGGCTTGGTTACAAAGTCTTCTCGTTTCTCTTTGACTGGACTGACGCCCGTTGGGATCGTGGTCTTCGCAATCGCATGTTCCAGTTTGCGCCTGTTTACGTCAGCGCCGAGTCTATGCGATGGTGGCTTGGCCGAGAGTGCTTTGCCAAGCACAAATGTATCTTGTCGACGAAAGAGATTGTTAGAGCTGAGGAGCACATGGATTCCAAGGGAGATGGACGGCCCGTGACACCAAGGACCTCATCGGCGCTCGAAGCTCATCGAAAACATCCCAAGGGCTCTACCGCGTGGTACAACAAACAAGCACCACCTATGGCTATGTGGGTTTGTGGTAACGACGATCTTGTTGACGGAAGGAAACTGCTCCGGCGGTTTGAGAAGGGCCGCGAGCCTCATGTCAACTTGGTCCACAGCAAGGTGATTCCTGAATACGAACATCTAGATGTCATCTGGGCGATGGATGCGGTCGATCAGGTTTTCAAAGAAGTACGTGAGGTTCTATGGAAGACATGCAATGCACGCGATATTTGCCGCGTCCCTGAAGGTTGTGAGGCGGTGCTACCAGAAAAGGAGAAACTGTCTGTCAAAGAAGATGTGGTAGAGGAGTGCCAATCGAGTAGTAGCGGCGAGACTTAG